A window of Rhizobium acidisoli contains these coding sequences:
- a CDS encoding ABC transporter ATP-binding protein — protein sequence MSFLTLNNIQKSFGPVQVVKNFNMNIEKGEFVSFLGPSGCGKTTVLRMIAGFETPTGGTLTINGKDQSALKPNQRNIGMVFQAYALFPNMTVHDNVAFGLKVAGAPKPEIDARVKEMLGLIKLDHLADRFPYQLSGGQQQRVALARALAVKPQVLLLDEPLSALDAKIRVSLREEIRQIQQQLGITTVFVTHDQEEALSISDRIVVMNAGKADQIGSPFEIYNTPATRFVASFVGTLNLIEAKVVDPDANRIQIGDQAITLKQSVAAHKAGETISLALRPEAGSLSDSVRSDTALTGQVVSAHFLGSVIRTRMNVGGNVISFDMFNSPGVTPPQAGETVTLRFMAADLLVIRD from the coding sequence ATGTCCTTTCTCACATTGAACAATATTCAGAAATCCTTCGGCCCGGTCCAGGTCGTCAAGAACTTCAACATGAACATCGAGAAGGGCGAATTCGTCTCCTTCCTCGGACCGTCGGGCTGCGGCAAGACAACCGTTCTGCGCATGATCGCCGGCTTCGAAACGCCGACCGGCGGCACGCTGACCATCAACGGCAAGGACCAGAGCGCACTGAAGCCGAACCAGCGCAATATCGGCATGGTCTTCCAGGCCTACGCGCTGTTTCCGAACATGACGGTGCACGACAATGTCGCCTTCGGCCTGAAGGTCGCCGGCGCCCCCAAGCCCGAAATTGACGCCCGCGTCAAGGAAATGCTCGGCTTGATCAAACTCGATCACCTGGCCGACCGCTTCCCCTACCAATTGTCGGGTGGCCAGCAGCAGCGTGTAGCCCTTGCTCGAGCGCTTGCCGTCAAGCCGCAGGTGCTGCTGCTCGACGAGCCGCTCTCCGCACTCGACGCCAAGATCCGCGTCTCGCTGCGCGAGGAAATCCGCCAGATCCAGCAGCAGCTCGGCATCACCACGGTTTTCGTCACCCACGACCAGGAAGAGGCGCTGTCGATCTCCGACCGCATCGTTGTCATGAATGCCGGCAAGGCCGACCAGATCGGTTCGCCCTTCGAGATCTACAACACGCCGGCAACACGCTTCGTCGCCTCCTTCGTCGGCACGCTGAACCTGATCGAGGCCAAGGTCGTCGATCCCGACGCCAACCGCATCCAGATCGGCGATCAGGCCATCACGCTGAAGCAGTCGGTCGCAGCCCACAAGGCCGGCGAGACCATCTCGCTGGCGCTGCGCCCGGAAGCAGGCTCGCTCTCCGACAGCGTCAGAAGCGATACTGCGCTCACCGGTCAGGTCGTCTCGGCCCACTTCCTGGGGTCGGTCATCCGCACCCGCATGAATGTCGGCGGCAACGTCATTTCCTTTGACATGTTCAACAGCCCCGGCGTCACCCCGCCGCAGGCCGGCGAAACGGTGACGCTGCGTTTCATGGCGGCCGATCTGCTGGTTATCCGCGACTGA
- a CDS encoding trans-3-hydroxy-L-proline dehydratase — MRTSKIVHIVSCHAEGEVGDVIVGGVAPPPGATVWEQSRWIAEDETLRNFVLNEPRGGVFRHVNLLVPPKNPKAQMGWIIMEPADTPPMSGSNSMCVSTVLLDTGIIPMQEPITRMILEPPGGLIEVEAECRNGKAERIRVRNVPSFADKLDARIEVEGIGTVTVDTAYGGDSFVIVDAASIGFSLRPDHARDIARMGVKITEAANEQLGFKHPANDWGHISFCQITDPVEMRDGVFWGKNAVAIRPGKIDRSPCGTGCSARMAVLHAKGQMKAGEKFVGTSLLDTEFHCSIDSEVDINGKPGIIPIISGRAWVIGTKQLMVDPADPFQAGYRLSDTWPMDL, encoded by the coding sequence ATGCGTACCTCCAAGATCGTGCATATCGTCAGCTGCCATGCGGAAGGTGAGGTCGGCGACGTCATCGTTGGCGGCGTTGCCCCGCCTCCGGGCGCAACGGTGTGGGAGCAGTCGCGGTGGATTGCCGAGGATGAGACGCTTCGAAATTTCGTGCTGAACGAACCCCGCGGCGGCGTGTTCCGCCATGTCAACCTGCTTGTCCCGCCGAAGAACCCCAAGGCGCAGATGGGCTGGATCATCATGGAGCCGGCCGACACCCCTCCGATGTCGGGTTCAAACTCCATGTGCGTGTCGACCGTGCTGCTCGATACCGGGATCATCCCGATGCAGGAGCCAATCACCCGCATGATCCTCGAGCCGCCGGGCGGCCTGATCGAGGTCGAGGCCGAGTGCCGCAACGGCAAGGCAGAACGCATCCGCGTCCGTAACGTCCCTTCCTTTGCCGACAAGCTCGATGCCAGGATTGAGGTCGAAGGTATTGGTACGGTCACGGTCGATACGGCCTACGGTGGGGACAGTTTCGTCATCGTCGATGCGGCGTCCATCGGGTTCAGCCTTCGACCGGACCACGCCCGCGATATCGCTCGCATGGGCGTCAAGATCACCGAAGCCGCAAACGAGCAGCTCGGCTTCAAGCACCCCGCCAATGATTGGGGCCATATCTCCTTCTGCCAGATCACCGATCCGGTCGAGATGAGGGATGGCGTGTTCTGGGGTAAGAACGCGGTCGCCATCCGTCCGGGCAAGATAGACCGTTCTCCCTGTGGCACGGGATGTTCGGCTCGCATGGCCGTGCTCCACGCCAAGGGCCAGATGAAGGCAGGCGAAAAGTTCGTCGGCACCTCGCTGCTGGACACGGAATTTCACTGCAGCATCGATAGCGAAGTCGACATCAACGGCAAGCCCGGCATCATCCCGATTATCTCGGGTCGCGCATGGGTCATCGGCACGAAGCAGCTCATGGTCGATCCGGCCGATCCGTTCCAGGCCGGCTACCGCCTCTCCGACACCTGGCCGATGGACCTTTAA
- a CDS encoding NIPSNAP family protein, producing the protein MITCHLRYVIDPYKLAEFEEYARLWIPIVNRMGGTHHGYFLPSEGANNVAIALFSFPSLAAYEDYRTRMASDPECQAAFELDKRNRSIISYERSFMRPVLG; encoded by the coding sequence ATGATTACCTGCCACCTGCGTTATGTGATCGATCCCTACAAGCTTGCCGAATTCGAGGAATATGCCCGGCTCTGGATTCCGATCGTCAACAGGATGGGCGGCACCCATCACGGTTATTTCCTGCCATCCGAAGGCGCCAACAACGTTGCCATTGCGCTGTTTTCATTCCCGAGCCTTGCCGCCTACGAGGACTATCGCACGCGCATGGCAAGCGATCCGGAATGTCAGGCCGCTTTCGAACTCGACAAACGCAACCGCAGCATCATCAGCTATGAGCGCAGCTTCATGCGGCCGGTTCTCGGCTGA
- a CDS encoding ABC transporter ATP-binding protein, producing the protein MGSLQLKSIRKTYGTHEVLKGIDLEVRDGEFVIFVGPSGCGKSTLLRSIAGLEDVTSGAVVINGRDETLTPPAKRGIAMVFQSYALYPHLTVKDNMGLGLKQAGTPKDEIDSRVSKASGMLSLAPYLARRPAELSGGQRQRVAIGRAIVREPELFLFDEPLSNLDAALRVQTRLEIARLHRSLKATMIYVTHDQVEAMTLADKIVVLNAGAIEQIGSPMELYNRPANVFVAGFIGSPQMNFIAAEKVGDHSAKTIGVRPEHMTLSREQGSWAAKVVHVEHLGADTIIYLESDQCGLLTARLFGEHQYEPDEIVYATPDQARVHRFDVDDQAIR; encoded by the coding sequence GTGGGATCACTTCAACTCAAATCCATCCGCAAGACCTATGGCACGCATGAGGTGCTGAAGGGCATCGACCTCGAGGTGAGGGATGGCGAATTCGTCATCTTTGTCGGGCCATCGGGCTGCGGGAAGTCGACGCTGTTGCGCAGCATTGCCGGCCTCGAGGACGTCACGTCGGGCGCCGTCGTCATCAATGGCCGCGACGAGACGCTGACGCCGCCGGCCAAACGCGGCATCGCCATGGTGTTCCAGTCCTATGCGCTCTATCCGCACCTGACGGTCAAGGATAATATGGGGCTTGGTCTCAAGCAGGCCGGCACGCCCAAGGACGAAATCGACAGCCGTGTCAGCAAGGCATCCGGCATGCTGTCGCTTGCCCCCTATCTGGCGCGGCGGCCGGCCGAACTATCAGGCGGCCAGCGCCAGCGCGTTGCGATCGGCCGCGCCATCGTGCGCGAACCGGAACTCTTCCTGTTCGACGAGCCGCTGTCGAACCTCGATGCGGCGCTGCGTGTGCAGACCCGCCTCGAGATCGCCCGGCTGCACCGCAGCCTGAAGGCAACGATGATCTATGTCACCCACGACCAGGTCGAGGCGATGACGCTTGCTGACAAGATCGTCGTGCTGAATGCCGGCGCGATCGAACAGATCGGCTCGCCGATGGAACTTTACAATCGCCCGGCTAATGTCTTCGTCGCCGGCTTCATCGGCTCGCCGCAGATGAATTTCATCGCGGCCGAAAAGGTCGGCGATCACAGCGCCAAGACGATCGGCGTGCGTCCCGAACACATGACGCTGTCGCGCGAGCAGGGGAGCTGGGCGGCGAAGGTCGTGCATGTCGAGCATCTCGGCGCCGACACGATCATCTATCTGGAATCCGATCAGTGCGGCTTGCTGACGGCGCGTCTGTTCGGTGAACACCAATATGAACCTGATGAGATCGTTTATGCGACACCGGATCAGGCCCGTGTGCACCGGTTCGATGTGGACGACCAGGCGATCCGCTGA
- a CDS encoding Gfo/Idh/MocA family protein — translation MGRSHALAYHDNPGFEIVGLVNRSTPKLEPELQAYTIHPDFLTALAELKPDLCSINTYSDSHADYAVAAFEAGCDVFVEKPLATTVADAERVVAAAKKAGRKLVIGYILRHHPSWTKLIEEARKLGPPYVFRMNLNQQSSGPTWATHKSLMQTTSPIVDCGVHYVDVMCQITDARAVEVRGMGLRLSDEIAADMYNYGQLQVLFEDGSVGWYEAGWGPMISETAFFVKDVMSPKGAVSIVMDPNAKSDDIDTHTKTSVIRLHTAETGPDGKFIRPDQDMRMTGEPGHQALCDLEQAFMLRAIREDLDLNRHMADAVASLRICLAADESVRTGQPVRL, via the coding sequence ATGGGCCGCAGCCATGCGCTCGCCTATCACGACAATCCAGGCTTCGAGATCGTCGGTCTCGTCAACCGCTCGACGCCGAAGCTGGAGCCCGAGCTGCAGGCCTATACGATCCATCCCGATTTCCTGACGGCACTCGCCGAGCTGAAGCCGGACCTCTGCTCGATCAACACCTATTCCGACAGCCATGCCGATTACGCCGTCGCCGCCTTCGAGGCCGGCTGCGACGTCTTCGTCGAAAAGCCGCTGGCGACAACCGTCGCCGACGCCGAACGGGTCGTCGCTGCGGCGAAGAAGGCAGGCCGCAAGCTGGTGATCGGCTATATCCTTCGCCATCACCCGTCATGGACGAAGCTGATCGAAGAAGCACGCAAGCTCGGTCCGCCTTACGTCTTCCGCATGAACCTCAATCAGCAGTCCAGCGGCCCGACCTGGGCGACGCACAAGTCGCTGATGCAAACCACCTCGCCGATCGTCGATTGCGGCGTGCATTATGTCGACGTCATGTGCCAGATCACCGACGCCAGGGCGGTCGAGGTGCGCGGCATGGGGCTGCGGCTCTCTGACGAGATCGCCGCCGACATGTATAATTACGGCCAGTTGCAAGTGCTCTTCGAGGACGGTTCGGTCGGCTGGTACGAGGCGGGCTGGGGGCCGATGATCTCCGAGACCGCCTTCTTCGTGAAGGATGTGATGTCGCCGAAGGGCGCGGTGTCGATCGTCATGGATCCGAACGCTAAGTCAGACGATATCGACACGCACACCAAGACCTCGGTGATCCGTCTGCATACGGCCGAAACCGGCCCGGACGGCAAGTTCATCCGGCCCGACCAGGACATGCGGATGACGGGCGAGCCCGGTCATCAGGCGCTCTGCGACCTGGAACAGGCCTTCATGCTGAGGGCGATCCGCGAGGATCTCGACCTCAATCGCCATATGGCGGATGCCGTGGCGTCGCTGCGCATCTGCCTTGCCGCCGACGAGAGCGTGCGCACCGGCCAGCCGGTCAGATTATAA
- a CDS encoding carbohydrate ABC transporter permease: MSKARTSPIRTGLVHLALGAYTLVALFPVFLTVVNSFKDRASIFREPLMVPTPSTFSLVGYQTVLGQGDFATYFQNSFIVTIVSILLVLLFGAMAAFALSEYRFRGNTLLGLYMAIGIMIPIRLGTVAILQGMVAAGLVNTLTALVLVYTAQGIPLAIFILSEFMRTVSDDLKNAGRIDGLSEYAIFFRLVLPLVRPAMATVAVFTMIPIWNDLWFPLILAPSEATKTVTLGSQIFIGQFVTNWNAVLAALSLAILPILVLYVIFSRQLIRGITSGAVK, encoded by the coding sequence ATGTCCAAGGCACGCACATCTCCGATCCGCACCGGCCTCGTACATCTGGCGCTTGGCGCCTATACGCTGGTCGCGCTGTTTCCGGTTTTCCTGACCGTCGTCAACTCGTTCAAGGATCGCGCCTCGATCTTCCGTGAGCCGCTGATGGTGCCGACGCCGTCGACCTTCAGTCTGGTCGGCTATCAGACGGTGCTGGGGCAGGGGGATTTCGCCACCTATTTCCAGAACAGCTTCATCGTGACGATCGTCTCGATCCTGCTGGTGCTGCTCTTCGGCGCCATGGCGGCTTTTGCGCTCTCGGAATACCGTTTCCGCGGCAACACGCTGCTCGGGCTCTATATGGCGATCGGCATCATGATCCCGATCCGTCTCGGTACGGTGGCAATCCTGCAGGGCATGGTGGCGGCAGGCCTCGTCAATACGCTGACGGCGCTGGTCCTCGTCTACACCGCGCAGGGCATACCGCTGGCAATCTTCATCCTGTCGGAATTCATGCGCACGGTTTCGGACGATCTGAAGAATGCCGGGCGCATCGACGGGCTTTCCGAATATGCGATCTTCTTCCGCCTGGTGCTGCCGCTGGTGCGCCCCGCCATGGCGACGGTCGCCGTCTTCACGATGATCCCGATCTGGAACGATCTCTGGTTCCCGCTGATCCTGGCGCCCTCCGAGGCCACGAAGACCGTGACGCTCGGCTCGCAGATCTTCATCGGCCAGTTCGTCACCAACTGGAACGCGGTGCTGGCGGCGCTGTCGCTGGCGATCCTGCCGATCCTCGTCCTCTACGTCATCTTCTCGCGGCAGCTGATCCGCGGCATTACGTCAGGAGCCGTCAAGTGA
- a CDS encoding carbohydrate ABC transporter permease: protein MSETDNAIDIVPIKRPVRWHIFVFMLPAVIVYSAVMVLPLIETLRLSLYNIVDGQPAFVGLANFQVLFGDPRWAHDFWNALVNNLIFFAIHMCVQNPIGVALAALLSVPKLRGVAFYRAAIFLPTLLSFVIVGFIWKLILSPIWGVAPWMLDLIGLKFLFAPWLGKPGSALIAVSLISNWQYIGIPMMLIYAALLSIPEEVIEAAECDGITGWAQFWKIKLPLILPAIGIISILTFVGNFNAFDLIYTVQGALAGPDMSTDILGTLLYRTFFGFQLQLGDRSMGATIATVMFLIILAGVSLYLFVIQRRMRRYQF from the coding sequence ATGAGCGAAACCGACAACGCGATCGATATCGTCCCGATCAAGCGCCCGGTGCGCTGGCACATTTTCGTCTTCATGCTGCCCGCGGTGATCGTCTATTCCGCCGTCATGGTGCTGCCGCTCATCGAAACGCTTCGGCTTTCGCTCTACAATATCGTCGACGGTCAGCCGGCCTTCGTCGGACTTGCGAATTTCCAGGTGCTGTTCGGCGATCCGCGCTGGGCGCATGATTTCTGGAATGCGCTCGTCAACAACCTGATCTTCTTCGCCATCCACATGTGCGTGCAGAACCCGATCGGCGTCGCGCTTGCCGCCCTGCTTTCGGTACCGAAGCTGCGCGGTGTCGCCTTCTACCGCGCGGCGATCTTCCTGCCGACGCTGCTCTCCTTCGTCATCGTCGGCTTTATCTGGAAGCTGATCCTTTCGCCGATCTGGGGCGTGGCGCCCTGGATGCTCGATCTCATCGGCTTGAAATTCCTGTTCGCGCCCTGGCTCGGCAAGCCCGGCTCGGCGCTGATCGCCGTGTCGCTGATCTCCAACTGGCAATATATCGGCATTCCGATGATGCTGATCTATGCCGCCTTGCTCAGCATCCCCGAAGAGGTGATCGAGGCGGCCGAATGCGACGGCATCACCGGCTGGGCCCAGTTCTGGAAGATCAAGCTGCCGCTCATCCTGCCGGCGATCGGCATCATCTCGATCCTGACATTCGTCGGCAATTTCAATGCCTTCGACCTGATCTACACGGTTCAGGGCGCGCTCGCCGGACCCGACATGTCGACCGATATTCTCGGCACGCTGCTCTACCGCACCTTCTTCGGTTTCCAGCTTCAGCTCGGCGACCGCTCGATGGGCGCGACGATCGCAACGGTGATGTTCCTCATCATTCTGGCCGGCGTCTCGCTTTATCTTTTCGTCATCCAGCGGCGCATGCGTCGCTACCAGTTCTGA
- a CDS encoding ABC transporter substrate-binding protein — MKNTALKSFLLASSLLTSAGLVHAADVTLTVESWRNDDLQIWQEKIIPAFEAKNPGIKIVFSPTAPTEYNASLNAKLDAGSAGDIITCRPFDASLELFNKKQLVDITSLPGMENFSPVAKAAWSTDDGKSTFCVPMASVIHGFIYNKDAFDKLGISVPKTQDEFYAALDKIKADGTYIPLAMGTKDLWEAATMGYQNIGPNYWKGEDGRDALIAGKQKLTDADWVKPYEELAKWKPYLGDGFEAQTYSDSQNLFTLGRAAIYPAGSWEIALFNTQAQFKMGAFPPPVPKSGDQGYISDHPDIGVALNAKSKHAEEAKKFLSWVASPEFADIYANSLPGFFSLNSNPVKMSDPLAQEFVSWRGPYKSTVRSTYQILSRGTPNLENETWVESANVINGTDTPKVAAEKLQKGLDSWYKPAK; from the coding sequence ATGAAAAACACTGCTCTGAAAAGCTTCCTGCTTGCCTCCAGCCTGCTGACATCGGCTGGTCTCGTCCATGCCGCCGACGTCACGCTGACTGTGGAAAGCTGGCGTAACGACGACCTGCAGATCTGGCAGGAGAAGATCATCCCGGCTTTCGAAGCCAAGAACCCGGGCATCAAGATCGTCTTCTCGCCGACCGCGCCGACCGAATACAACGCGTCGCTGAACGCCAAGCTCGATGCCGGCTCCGCGGGCGATATCATCACCTGCCGTCCGTTCGACGCCTCGCTCGAACTCTTCAACAAGAAGCAACTCGTCGACATCACCAGCCTGCCCGGTATGGAGAACTTCTCGCCGGTCGCCAAGGCCGCCTGGTCGACCGACGACGGCAAGTCGACCTTCTGCGTGCCGATGGCTTCGGTCATCCACGGTTTCATCTACAACAAGGATGCCTTCGACAAGCTCGGTATATCAGTGCCGAAGACGCAGGACGAATTCTACGCGGCGCTCGACAAGATCAAGGCCGACGGCACCTATATCCCGCTCGCCATGGGCACGAAGGACCTCTGGGAAGCCGCAACCATGGGCTACCAGAACATCGGCCCGAATTACTGGAAGGGCGAGGACGGCCGCGACGCCCTGATCGCCGGCAAGCAGAAGCTGACCGATGCCGACTGGGTCAAGCCCTATGAAGAGCTTGCCAAGTGGAAGCCCTATCTCGGCGACGGTTTCGAAGCCCAGACCTATTCGGACAGTCAGAACCTCTTCACCCTCGGACGCGCCGCCATCTATCCGGCCGGTTCCTGGGAAATCGCGCTCTTCAACACGCAGGCGCAGTTCAAGATGGGCGCCTTCCCGCCGCCGGTTCCGAAGTCCGGCGACCAGGGCTACATCTCCGACCATCCGGATATCGGCGTCGCCCTGAATGCCAAGAGCAAGCATGCCGAGGAAGCCAAGAAGTTCCTCAGCTGGGTCGCTTCGCCCGAGTTCGCCGACATTTACGCCAACTCCCTGCCGGGCTTCTTCAGCCTGAACTCCAACCCGGTCAAGATGTCCGATCCGCTTGCTCAGGAATTCGTTTCCTGGCGCGGCCCGTACAAGTCGACCGTGCGCTCGACCTACCAGATCCTGTCGCGTGGCACGCCGAACCTTGAAAACGAGACCTGGGTCGAGTCGGCCAACGTGATCAACGGCACCGATACGCCGAAGGTCGCTGCCGAAAAGCTCCAGAAGGGCCTCGACAGCTGGTACAAGCCGGCCAAGTGA
- a CDS encoding N-acetylglucosamine kinase, protein MTEFAIGIDGGGTSCRAAVADRHGNVIGRGKAGPANILSDLENSLLNIVESARQALIDAGLAAETIASAASVVGVAGANVTDYGQRIEKALPFAEGRVVTDALIALQGALGDGDGIVGAFGTGSVYNARRNGRLNGIGGWGFIVGDQASGARLGRDLMERSLLAHDGVRPTSPVTEAIMAEYGNDPERVVEFAHSARPTDFARYAPVVFEHAAKGDAVAVGIVTDAATAIGESLEALLWPECPSICLLGGLAGAYEPWLSERYRSRLARPKGDALQGAVELAVKLLHDGQRGAA, encoded by the coding sequence ATGACGGAGTTTGCAATCGGCATAGACGGCGGTGGAACGAGCTGCCGAGCCGCGGTCGCGGACAGACACGGCAATGTCATCGGCCGTGGCAAAGCAGGTCCGGCCAATATCCTGTCCGATCTGGAAAACTCTCTTCTCAACATCGTCGAATCTGCCCGGCAGGCGCTGATCGATGCAGGGCTTGCCGCTGAAACCATCGCCTCCGCTGCGTCAGTGGTCGGCGTTGCCGGCGCCAATGTCACGGACTACGGCCAGCGCATCGAAAAGGCCCTGCCCTTTGCCGAAGGCCGCGTCGTCACCGACGCGCTGATTGCCCTGCAGGGCGCGCTCGGCGATGGCGACGGCATCGTCGGCGCCTTCGGCACCGGCTCGGTCTATAACGCCCGCAGGAACGGCCGGCTGAACGGCATTGGCGGCTGGGGCTTTATCGTCGGCGACCAGGCAAGCGGCGCCCGGCTTGGCCGCGACCTGATGGAGCGATCGCTGCTTGCCCATGACGGCGTGCGCCCGACGTCCCCCGTGACCGAAGCGATCATGGCCGAATACGGCAACGATCCTGAGCGCGTCGTCGAATTCGCACATTCGGCAAGACCGACGGATTTTGCCCGTTATGCGCCCGTCGTCTTCGAACATGCAGCCAAGGGCGATGCCGTCGCGGTCGGCATCGTCACGGACGCGGCAACGGCAATCGGTGAAAGCCTCGAAGCGCTGCTCTGGCCTGAATGCCCGTCGATCTGCCTGCTCGGCGGCCTTGCAGGAGCCTATGAGCCGTGGCTTTCCGAACGCTACAGATCACGGCTTGCCAGGCCGAAGGGCGATGCCCTGCAGGGTGCGGTGGAACTTGCCGTCAAGCTCCTGCACGACGGACAGAGAGGTGCGGCATGA
- a CDS encoding GntR family transcriptional regulator, with translation MTDDLATLLSLERLQAAGTGPLYVKLRRTLEEAVRTGTLGHGDALPPERDIAEFAAVSRVTVRKAIDELVADGLLVRRHGSGTFVAKPVSRVEQRLSQLTSFTEDMARRGMSSRSEWLHKGIHTPSPDEMMILGLGTDVKVSRLSRLRIADDQPLAIENASVSGEFLPDPSAVTNSLYAELERLQVRPVRAVQRISATNMKEADAQLLGVSVGAAGLSIERISYLGSGRAVEFTRSLYRGDAYDFVAELTIGVT, from the coding sequence ATGACCGACGATCTCGCCACCCTTCTGTCCCTGGAGCGTCTGCAGGCAGCCGGCACCGGCCCGCTCTACGTCAAGCTGCGCCGCACGCTCGAAGAGGCCGTGCGCACCGGCACGCTCGGCCATGGCGATGCGCTGCCGCCGGAACGCGATATCGCCGAATTCGCCGCCGTCAGCCGCGTTACCGTCCGCAAGGCGATCGACGAACTCGTCGCCGACGGCCTGCTGGTACGCCGTCACGGTTCGGGCACCTTCGTCGCCAAACCGGTCTCCAGGGTCGAGCAGCGCCTGTCGCAGCTTACCTCCTTCACCGAGGACATGGCGCGCCGCGGCATGTCCTCCCGCTCCGAATGGCTGCACAAGGGCATCCACACCCCCTCGCCCGACGAAATGATGATTCTCGGCCTCGGCACCGACGTGAAGGTTTCCCGCCTCTCCCGCCTGCGCATCGCCGACGACCAGCCGCTGGCAATCGAAAATGCCAGCGTCTCCGGCGAGTTTCTCCCCGATCCCTCGGCCGTGACCAATTCGCTCTATGCCGAACTCGAACGCCTCCAGGTCCGCCCGGTGCGCGCCGTGCAGCGCATCTCGGCGACCAACATGAAGGAAGCCGACGCCCAGCTTCTCGGCGTCTCCGTCGGCGCCGCCGGCCTGTCGATCGAACGTATCTCCTATCTCGGCTCCGGCCGCGCCGTGGAATTCACCCGCTCGCTCTATCGCGGCGACGCCTATGATTTCGTCGCCGAGCTGACGATCGGGGTAACCTGA
- a CDS encoding type II toxin-antitoxin system prevent-host-death family antitoxin, whose amino-acid sequence MARTTALEFQRKFGAFQHQAQREPVEITRHGRREFVLMSAEHYDWLRAAAQRTHLTADALSVVIDAVERAEMDAAHTSLDELLK is encoded by the coding sequence ATGGCCCGGACCACGGCTCTGGAATTTCAGCGAAAATTCGGCGCGTTTCAGCATCAGGCGCAGCGCGAGCCCGTCGAGATCACCCGGCATGGCCGCCGCGAATTCGTGCTGATGTCGGCCGAGCATTATGATTGGCTGAGGGCTGCCGCGCAACGCACGCACTTGACGGCCGATGCCTTGTCCGTCGTCATCGATGCCGTCGAGAGAGCGGAGATGGATGCTGCCCACACCTCTCTCGATGAGTTGCTGAAATAA